From a single Vanacampus margaritifer isolate UIUO_Vmar chromosome 15, RoL_Vmar_1.0, whole genome shotgun sequence genomic region:
- the nrcama gene encoding neuronal cell adhesion molecule a isoform X10, protein MDFTVVHLNVGENTMRSLGSGAVLLLVILLSHVTSALEVPLDPKVLEGLPQPPTITLQSPKDYIFDPRENIVIHCEAKGKPHPNFSWTRNGSHFDVEQDSKVLMKPGSGTLVIDISGEKAEAYEGTYQCTAHNDHGTALSNNIVIRQSRSPLWSKERLEAITVQMGVSLVLQCRPPAGLPPPVIFWMDNIFQRLPLDNRVSQALNGDLYFSNVLPEDNRNDYICYARFPYTQTIQQKQPISVTVLETNPTGERRPGFMTPLGATSTKMVLRGETLELECIAEGLPTPEMSWQKDGGELPTSRVSFLNYKKTLKVLDVSEADAGDYACTATNRLGTAHHAIKVTVKAAPFWISAPRNLILAPNETGILNCRVSGDPKPDISWFVNGVSIENAPEDPTRKVDADTVILTRVQSGSSAVYQCNASNEFGYLIANAFVSVLAEPPRVLTPPNQVYQVITNSPALLHCATFGSPIPTITWYKDGQISIKSEDPYVIHENGTLEINVAQSQNSGKYTCIASNSLGIKENHVFLQVKEPTRILKQPEYKVVQRGMSAVFECKVKHDPSLVPTMTWLKNNGELPDDERFEVDTDSLVIKDVTDEDEGTYTCIMNTTLDRDFASATLTVVEATPTPAIVYEKPDPPADLELTDQTERSVQLTWIPGDEHNSPTQKFLIQYEDLLHQPGMWVNMTEVAGTSTTAQLELSPYVYYSFRVLAKNQVGYSQPSLPSRQYRTNPSAPDENPSDVRGEGKEPGNLVISWTSLTGFQSNGPGLEYKVLWRQKDVDQDWSSKTVANASHFVVSGVPVYVPYEIKVQALNDYGNGPEAAVVVGYSGEDVPLSAPDGVMVTVHNSTMAQVHWEPVSSNSVRGKLKGYKVYYRRERGLHATEEEVAQESQDQILTFSGNRTEGHLLGLQPYSLYNIFIRVLNSKGEGPQSQDKQFETPEGVPGPPSFLNALNPNLDSLTLEWGPPLNKNGRLIGYTLKYQPVVNSTEVGPVTVLDFLVNETTVTLDNLNSSVLYKFYLSAKTIKGAGANFTKEASTVMETTVPSRHVDIATQGWFIGLMCAIALLILVLLIVCFIKRNKGGKYPVKEKEEAHQDPEIQPMKEDDGTFGEYSDTEDHKPLKGSRTPSNGTVRRDESDDSLVDYGEGGDGQFNEDGSFIGQYSGKKEKDTHEGNESSEAPSPVNAMNSFV, encoded by the exons ATGGACTTCACCGTGGTCCACCTCAACGTGGGTGAGAACACGATGAGGTCTTTGGGCTCCGGAGCCGTTCTTCTTCTCGTGATCCTCTTGAGTCACGTGACGTCAGCGCTGGAAGTGCCCCTTGATC CTAAGGTCCTGGAAGGAT TGCCGCAGCCCCCCACTATTACGCTACAGTCCCCGAAGGATTACATCTTCGACCCGCGGGAGAACATCGTCATCCACTGTGAAGCCAAAGGGAAGCCGCACCCCAA CTTTTCTTGGACGAGGAATGGGAGCCATTTTGATGTGGAGCAAGACTCCAAAGTTCTTATGAAACCTGGTTCAGGAACTCTGGTCATTGACATCAGTGGGGAAAAGGCGGAAGCCTACGAGGGGACGTACCAGTGCACGGCCCACAACGATCACGGCACAGCGCTCTCCAACAACATCGTCATCAGACAGTCCA GGTCCCCCTTGTGGTCGAAAGAAAGACTTGAGGCCATCACGGTGCAGATGGGGGTCTCGCTGGTGCTGCAGTGCCGCCCCCCGGCAGGGCTGCCCCCTCCCGTCATATTTTGGATGGATAACA TCTTCCAGAGGTTGCCGCTGGACAATCGAGTGTCCCAAGCCCTGAACGGAGACTTGTACTTCTCCAATGTCCTCCCGGAGGACAACAGGAATGACTACATCTGCTATGCCCGCTTTCCATATACGCAAACCATCCAGCAGAAGCAGCCCATCTCCGTCACAGTGCTGGAGA CCAACCCAACAGGGGAGCGCCGCCCCGGGTTCATGACGCCTTTGGGTGCTACCAGCACCAAGATGGTCCTGCGAGGGGAGACCCTGGAGCTGGAATGCATCGCCGAAGGCTT GCCCACCCCGGAGATGTCTtggcagaaagatggcggcgagcTGCCGACCAGCAGGGTTTCCTTCCTCAACTACAAGAAAACACTTAAGGTTTTGGACGTGAGCGAAGCGGATGCTGGCGACTACGCCTGCACGGCGACCAATCGCCTGGGAACCGCACATCACGCCATCAAAGTCACCGTTAAAG CTGCTCCATTCTGGATCAGCGCTCCCAGGAACCTGATCCTCGCCCCAAATGAGACCGGCATCCTGAATTGCAGAGTCAGCGGAGACCCGAAGCCGGATATTAGTTGGTTTGTCAATGGAGTCTCAATAGAAA ACGCTCCCGAGGACCCCACGCGCAAGGTGGATGCCGATACGGTAATTCTTACCCGTGTCCAGTCCGGGTCCAGTGCGGTTTACCAGTGCAACGCGTCCAATGAATTTGGCTACCTGATCGCCAACGCCTTCGTCAGTGTGCTCG CCGAGCCCCCGAGGGTGCTTACTCCTCCCAACCAAGTGTACCAGGTCATCACCAATAGCCCGGCTTTACTACATTGTGCCACTTTCGGCTCACCGATCCCGACCATCACGTG GTACAAGGATGGTCAGATCAGCATCAAGAGCGAAGACCCCTACGTGATCCACGAGAACGGCACCCTGGAGATCAACGTGGCCCAGTCGCAAAACAGCGGCAAGTACACGTGCATCGCCAGCAACAGCCTGGGCATCAAAGAGAACCACgttttcctccaagtcaaagaGCCCACGCGCATCCTCAAGCAGCCGGAGTACAAAGTGGTGCAACGGGGCATGAGCGCCGTCTTCGAGTGCAAAGTCAAACACGACCCGTCTCTCGTCCCCACCATGACCTGGCTCAAAAACAACGGCGAGCTGCCCGACGACGAGAG GTTCGAGGTGGATACCGACAGTTTGGTCATCAAAGACGTGACGGATGAAGACGAGGGCACTTACACGTGCATCATGAACACAACCCTGGACCGGGATTTCGCCAGCGCCACGCTTACCGTCGTCG AGGCTACTCCCACTCCAGCTATTGTCTACG AGAAACCGGACCCGCCCGCTGATCTGGAACTCACTGACCAAACTGAACGGAGCGTTCAGCTCACCTGGATCCCTGGAGATGAACACAACAGTCCCACACAAA AGTTTTTGATCCAGTATGAGGATTTGCTGCACCAGCCCGGCATGTGGGTCAACATGACAGAAGTGGCTGGTACGAGCACCACGGCGCAACTGGAGCTCTCGCCGTACGTCTACTACTCCTTCCGGGTTCTGGCCAAGAATCAGGTGGGCTACAGCCAACCCAGCCTGCCGTCGCGCCAGTACAGAACCAACCCGTCAG CCCCTGATGAGAATCCGTCAGATGTCCGGGGAGAAGGAAAAGAACCTGGCAACCTGGTCATCTCCTGGACT TCGCTAACAGGATTCCAGTCAAATGGGCCCGGGCTGGAGTACAAGGTGCTGTGGAGACAAAAGGACGTGGATCAAGATTGGTCCTCCAAGACGGTGGCCAACGCGTCCCATTTTGTCGTGTCCGGGGTTCCCGTCTACGTTCCCTACGAGATCAAAGTTCAAGCGCTGAACGATTACGGCAACGGGCCGGAGGCCGCCGTCGTCGTCGGATACTCCGGGGAAGACG TGCCTTTGTCCGCCCCCGATGGCGTGATGGTGACGGTTCACAACAGCACGATGGCACAAGTGCACTGGGAGCCGGTGTCCTCCAACTCGGTCCGTGGGAAACTAAAGGGCTACAAG GTGTACTACCGTCGCGAGCGAGGCTTGCATGCGACCGAGGAGGAAGTGGCTCAAGAGTCGCAAGATCAGATTCTGACCTTCAGCGGGAACCGGACCGAGGGACACCTGCTGGGCCTGCAACCCTACAGCCTGTACAACATCTTCATCAGGGTTCTGAATAGCAAAGGAGAAGGTCCTCAGAGTCAGGATAAGCAATTTGAGACACCTGAGGGAG TTCCAGGACCGCCTTCTTTTCTAAACGCCCTGAATCCCAATTTGGACTCGCTCACTCTGGAATGGGGCCCACCACTGAACAAAAATGGACGTCTCATTGGATACACGCTTAAATACCAGCCAG TCGTGAATAGCACCGAAGTGGGGCCCGTCACCGTCCTGGATTTTCTGGTCAACGAGACCACCGTGACGCTGGACAACCTGAATTCCAGCGTCCTCTACAAGTTCTACCTGAGTGCAAAGACCATCAAAGGCGCCGGCGCCAATTTCACCAAAGAGGCCTCCACCGTCATGGAAACGA CCGTGCCCAGTCGACATGTGGACATCGCCACGCAAGGCTGGTTCATCGGGCTCATGTGCGCAATCGCTCTGCTCATCCTGGTGCTCCTCATCGTCTGCTTCATCAAGAGGAACAAGGGCGGCAAATATCCAG TGAAAGAGAAAGAAGAAGCCCACCAAGACCCAGAAATCCAGCCCATGAAGGAGGACGATGGCACATTTGGAGAATACAG tGACACAGAAGACCACAAGCCGCTGAAGGGCAGCCGGACGCCGTCCAACGGCACGGTGCGGCGCGACGAGAGCGACGACAGCCTGGTGGACTACGGCGAGGGCGGGGACGGCCAGTTCAACGAGGACGGCTCCTTCATCGGCCAGTACAGCGGCAAGAAGGAGAAGGACACGCACGAGGGCAACGAGAGCTCCGAGGCCCCGTCGCCCGTCAACGCCATGAACTCTTTTGTCTAA
- the nrcama gene encoding neuronal cell adhesion molecule a isoform X4 — translation MDFTVVHLNVGENTMRSLGSGAVLLLVILLSHVTSALEVPLDPKVLEGLPQPPTITLQSPKDYIFDPRENIVIHCEAKGKPHPNFSWTRNGSHFDVEQDSKVLMKPGSGTLVIDISGEKAEAYEGTYQCTAHNDHGTALSNNIVIRQSRSPLWSKERLEAITVQMGVSLVLQCRPPAGLPPPVIFWMDNIFQRLPLDNRVSQALNGDLYFSNVLPEDNRNDYICYARFPYTQTIQQKQPISVTVLEMDTMNETSLYNITNFSANPTGERRPGFMTPLGATSTKMVLRGETLELECIAEGLPTPEMSWQKDGGELPTSRVSFLNYKKTLKVLDVSEADAGDYACTATNRLGTAHHAIKVTVKAAPFWISAPRNLILAPNETGILNCRVSGDPKPDISWFVNGVSIENAPEDPTRKVDADTVILTRVQSGSSAVYQCNASNEFGYLIANAFVSVLAEPPRVLTPPNQVYQVITNSPALLHCATFGSPIPTITWYKDGQISIKSEDPYVIHENGTLEINVAQSQNSGKYTCIASNSLGIKENHVFLQVKEPTRILKQPEYKVVQRGMSAVFECKVKHDPSLVPTMTWLKNNGELPDDERFEVDTDSLVIKDVTDEDEGTYTCIMNTTLDRDFASATLTVVEATPTPAIVYEKPDPPADLELTDQTERSVQLTWIPGDEHNSPTQKFLIQYEDLLHQPGMWVNMTEVAGTSTTAQLELSPYVYYSFRVLAKNQVGYSQPSLPSRQYRTNPSAPDENPSDVRGEGKEPGNLVISWTSLTGFQSNGPGLEYKVLWRQKDVDQDWSSKTVANASHFVVSGVPVYVPYEIKVQALNDYGNGPEAAVVVGYSGEDVPLSAPDGVMVTVHNSTMAQVHWEPVSSNSVRGKLKGYKVYYRRERGLHATEEEVAQESQDQILTFSGNRTEGHLLGLQPYSLYNIFIRVLNSKGEGPQSQDKQFETPEGVPGPPSFLNALNPNLDSLTLEWGPPLNKNGRLIGYTLKYQPVVNSTEVGPVTVLDFLVNETTVTLDNLNSSVLYKFYLSAKTIKGAGANFTKEASTVMETTHTRTAVETGKGPTEPPPHPTFPVTQSALPPLHKAPSLAPVFGIVNTSVSEECAVITWEYFGHHKNIYVEYTVENSKEDWKKESVNGSHSHILKGLKPGTSYRVRVVARDPAGPTLHTTNEEVVTVPAVPSRHVDIATQGWFIGLMCAIALLILVLLIVCFIKRNKGGKYPVKEKEEAHQDPEIQPMKEDDGTFGEYSDTEDHKPLKGSRTPSNGTVRRDESDDSLVDYGEGGDGQFNEDGSFIGQYSGKKEKDTHEGNESSEAPSPVNAMNSFV, via the exons ATGGACTTCACCGTGGTCCACCTCAACGTGGGTGAGAACACGATGAGGTCTTTGGGCTCCGGAGCCGTTCTTCTTCTCGTGATCCTCTTGAGTCACGTGACGTCAGCGCTGGAAGTGCCCCTTGATC CTAAGGTCCTGGAAGGAT TGCCGCAGCCCCCCACTATTACGCTACAGTCCCCGAAGGATTACATCTTCGACCCGCGGGAGAACATCGTCATCCACTGTGAAGCCAAAGGGAAGCCGCACCCCAA CTTTTCTTGGACGAGGAATGGGAGCCATTTTGATGTGGAGCAAGACTCCAAAGTTCTTATGAAACCTGGTTCAGGAACTCTGGTCATTGACATCAGTGGGGAAAAGGCGGAAGCCTACGAGGGGACGTACCAGTGCACGGCCCACAACGATCACGGCACAGCGCTCTCCAACAACATCGTCATCAGACAGTCCA GGTCCCCCTTGTGGTCGAAAGAAAGACTTGAGGCCATCACGGTGCAGATGGGGGTCTCGCTGGTGCTGCAGTGCCGCCCCCCGGCAGGGCTGCCCCCTCCCGTCATATTTTGGATGGATAACA TCTTCCAGAGGTTGCCGCTGGACAATCGAGTGTCCCAAGCCCTGAACGGAGACTTGTACTTCTCCAATGTCCTCCCGGAGGACAACAGGAATGACTACATCTGCTATGCCCGCTTTCCATATACGCAAACCATCCAGCAGAAGCAGCCCATCTCCGTCACAGTGCTGGAGA TGGATACAATGAATGAGACCTCTTTATACAATATCACTAACTTTAGTG CCAACCCAACAGGGGAGCGCCGCCCCGGGTTCATGACGCCTTTGGGTGCTACCAGCACCAAGATGGTCCTGCGAGGGGAGACCCTGGAGCTGGAATGCATCGCCGAAGGCTT GCCCACCCCGGAGATGTCTtggcagaaagatggcggcgagcTGCCGACCAGCAGGGTTTCCTTCCTCAACTACAAGAAAACACTTAAGGTTTTGGACGTGAGCGAAGCGGATGCTGGCGACTACGCCTGCACGGCGACCAATCGCCTGGGAACCGCACATCACGCCATCAAAGTCACCGTTAAAG CTGCTCCATTCTGGATCAGCGCTCCCAGGAACCTGATCCTCGCCCCAAATGAGACCGGCATCCTGAATTGCAGAGTCAGCGGAGACCCGAAGCCGGATATTAGTTGGTTTGTCAATGGAGTCTCAATAGAAA ACGCTCCCGAGGACCCCACGCGCAAGGTGGATGCCGATACGGTAATTCTTACCCGTGTCCAGTCCGGGTCCAGTGCGGTTTACCAGTGCAACGCGTCCAATGAATTTGGCTACCTGATCGCCAACGCCTTCGTCAGTGTGCTCG CCGAGCCCCCGAGGGTGCTTACTCCTCCCAACCAAGTGTACCAGGTCATCACCAATAGCCCGGCTTTACTACATTGTGCCACTTTCGGCTCACCGATCCCGACCATCACGTG GTACAAGGATGGTCAGATCAGCATCAAGAGCGAAGACCCCTACGTGATCCACGAGAACGGCACCCTGGAGATCAACGTGGCCCAGTCGCAAAACAGCGGCAAGTACACGTGCATCGCCAGCAACAGCCTGGGCATCAAAGAGAACCACgttttcctccaagtcaaagaGCCCACGCGCATCCTCAAGCAGCCGGAGTACAAAGTGGTGCAACGGGGCATGAGCGCCGTCTTCGAGTGCAAAGTCAAACACGACCCGTCTCTCGTCCCCACCATGACCTGGCTCAAAAACAACGGCGAGCTGCCCGACGACGAGAG GTTCGAGGTGGATACCGACAGTTTGGTCATCAAAGACGTGACGGATGAAGACGAGGGCACTTACACGTGCATCATGAACACAACCCTGGACCGGGATTTCGCCAGCGCCACGCTTACCGTCGTCG AGGCTACTCCCACTCCAGCTATTGTCTACG AGAAACCGGACCCGCCCGCTGATCTGGAACTCACTGACCAAACTGAACGGAGCGTTCAGCTCACCTGGATCCCTGGAGATGAACACAACAGTCCCACACAAA AGTTTTTGATCCAGTATGAGGATTTGCTGCACCAGCCCGGCATGTGGGTCAACATGACAGAAGTGGCTGGTACGAGCACCACGGCGCAACTGGAGCTCTCGCCGTACGTCTACTACTCCTTCCGGGTTCTGGCCAAGAATCAGGTGGGCTACAGCCAACCCAGCCTGCCGTCGCGCCAGTACAGAACCAACCCGTCAG CCCCTGATGAGAATCCGTCAGATGTCCGGGGAGAAGGAAAAGAACCTGGCAACCTGGTCATCTCCTGGACT TCGCTAACAGGATTCCAGTCAAATGGGCCCGGGCTGGAGTACAAGGTGCTGTGGAGACAAAAGGACGTGGATCAAGATTGGTCCTCCAAGACGGTGGCCAACGCGTCCCATTTTGTCGTGTCCGGGGTTCCCGTCTACGTTCCCTACGAGATCAAAGTTCAAGCGCTGAACGATTACGGCAACGGGCCGGAGGCCGCCGTCGTCGTCGGATACTCCGGGGAAGACG TGCCTTTGTCCGCCCCCGATGGCGTGATGGTGACGGTTCACAACAGCACGATGGCACAAGTGCACTGGGAGCCGGTGTCCTCCAACTCGGTCCGTGGGAAACTAAAGGGCTACAAG GTGTACTACCGTCGCGAGCGAGGCTTGCATGCGACCGAGGAGGAAGTGGCTCAAGAGTCGCAAGATCAGATTCTGACCTTCAGCGGGAACCGGACCGAGGGACACCTGCTGGGCCTGCAACCCTACAGCCTGTACAACATCTTCATCAGGGTTCTGAATAGCAAAGGAGAAGGTCCTCAGAGTCAGGATAAGCAATTTGAGACACCTGAGGGAG TTCCAGGACCGCCTTCTTTTCTAAACGCCCTGAATCCCAATTTGGACTCGCTCACTCTGGAATGGGGCCCACCACTGAACAAAAATGGACGTCTCATTGGATACACGCTTAAATACCAGCCAG TCGTGAATAGCACCGAAGTGGGGCCCGTCACCGTCCTGGATTTTCTGGTCAACGAGACCACCGTGACGCTGGACAACCTGAATTCCAGCGTCCTCTACAAGTTCTACCTGAGTGCAAAGACCATCAAAGGCGCCGGCGCCAATTTCACCAAAGAGGCCTCCACCGTCATGGAAACGA CTCATACTCGTACCGCTGTCGAGACGGGCAAAG GCCCCACTGAGCCCCCTCCTCACCCAACCTTCCCCGTCACTCAGTCTGCACTCCCCCCGCTTCACAAGG CGCCCTCTTTAGCTCCTGTGTTTGGCATAGTGAACACATCAGTTTCGGAGGAGTGCGCAGTGATCACTTGGGAATACTTTGGACACCATAAGAACATTTATGTGGAATACACGGTAGAAAACA GTAAAGAGGACTGGAAAAAGGAGTCTGTAAACGGCTCTCACTCGCATATTTTAAAAGGGTTAAAGCCGGGGACGTCCTATAGGGTGCGCGTGGTAGCTCGAGACCCGGCCGGGCCGACGCTCCACACCACAAATGAAGAAGTGGTTACAGTGCCAG CCGTGCCCAGTCGACATGTGGACATCGCCACGCAAGGCTGGTTCATCGGGCTCATGTGCGCAATCGCTCTGCTCATCCTGGTGCTCCTCATCGTCTGCTTCATCAAGAGGAACAAGGGCGGCAAATATCCAG TGAAAGAGAAAGAAGAAGCCCACCAAGACCCAGAAATCCAGCCCATGAAGGAGGACGATGGCACATTTGGAGAATACAG tGACACAGAAGACCACAAGCCGCTGAAGGGCAGCCGGACGCCGTCCAACGGCACGGTGCGGCGCGACGAGAGCGACGACAGCCTGGTGGACTACGGCGAGGGCGGGGACGGCCAGTTCAACGAGGACGGCTCCTTCATCGGCCAGTACAGCGGCAAGAAGGAGAAGGACACGCACGAGGGCAACGAGAGCTCCGAGGCCCCGTCGCCCGTCAACGCCATGAACTCTTTTGTCTAA
- the nrcama gene encoding neuronal cell adhesion molecule a isoform X13 translates to MDFTVVHLNVGENTMRSLGSGAVLLLVILLSHVTSALEVPLDPKVLEGLPQPPTITLQSPKDYIFDPRENIVIHCEAKGKPHPNFSWTRNGSHFDVEQDSKVLMKPGSGTLVIDISGEKAEAYEGTYQCTAHNDHGTALSNNIVIRQSRSPLWSKERLEAITVQMGVSLVLQCRPPAGLPPPVIFWMDNIFQRLPLDNRVSQALNGDLYFSNVLPEDNRNDYICYARFPYTQTIQQKQPISVTVLEMDTMNETSLYNITNFSANPTGERRPGFMTPLGATSTKMVLRGETLELECIAEGLPTPEMSWQKDGGELPTSRVSFLNYKKTLKVLDVSEADAGDYACTATNRLGTAHHAIKVTVKAAPFWISAPRNLILAPNETGILNCRVSGDPKPDISWFVNGVSIENAPEDPTRKVDADTVILTRVQSGSSAVYQCNASNEFGYLIANAFVSVLAEPPRVLTPPNQVYQVITNSPALLHCATFGSPIPTITWYKDGQISIKSEDPYVIHENGTLEINVAQSQNSGKYTCIASNSLGIKENHVFLQVKEPTRILKQPEYKVVQRGMSAVFECKVKHDPSLVPTMTWLKNNGELPDDERFEVDTDSLVIKDVTDEDEGTYTCIMNTTLDRDFASATLTVVEKPDPPADLELTDQTERSVQLTWIPGDEHNSPTQKFLIQYEDLLHQPGMWVNMTEVAGTSTTAQLELSPYVYYSFRVLAKNQVGYSQPSLPSRQYRTNPSAPDENPSDVRGEGKEPGNLVISWTSLTGFQSNGPGLEYKVLWRQKDVDQDWSSKTVANASHFVVSGVPVYVPYEIKVQALNDYGNGPEAAVVVGYSGEDVPLSAPDGVMVTVHNSTMAQVHWEPVSSNSVRGKLKGYKVYYRRERGLHATEEEVAQESQDQILTFSGNRTEGHLLGLQPYSLYNIFIRVLNSKGEGPQSQDKQFETPEGVPGPPSFLNALNPNLDSLTLEWGPPLNKNGRLIGYTLKYQPVVNSTEVGPVTVLDFLVNETTVTLDNLNSSVLYKFYLSAKTIKGAGANFTKEASTVMETTVPSRHVDIATQGWFIGLMCAIALLILVLLIVCFIKRNKGGKYPVKEKEEAHQDPEIQPMKEDDGTFGEYSDTEDHKPLKGSRTPSNGTVRRDESDDSLVDYGEGGDGQFNEDGSFIGQYSGKKEKDTHEGNESSEAPSPVNAMNSFV, encoded by the exons ATGGACTTCACCGTGGTCCACCTCAACGTGGGTGAGAACACGATGAGGTCTTTGGGCTCCGGAGCCGTTCTTCTTCTCGTGATCCTCTTGAGTCACGTGACGTCAGCGCTGGAAGTGCCCCTTGATC CTAAGGTCCTGGAAGGAT TGCCGCAGCCCCCCACTATTACGCTACAGTCCCCGAAGGATTACATCTTCGACCCGCGGGAGAACATCGTCATCCACTGTGAAGCCAAAGGGAAGCCGCACCCCAA CTTTTCTTGGACGAGGAATGGGAGCCATTTTGATGTGGAGCAAGACTCCAAAGTTCTTATGAAACCTGGTTCAGGAACTCTGGTCATTGACATCAGTGGGGAAAAGGCGGAAGCCTACGAGGGGACGTACCAGTGCACGGCCCACAACGATCACGGCACAGCGCTCTCCAACAACATCGTCATCAGACAGTCCA GGTCCCCCTTGTGGTCGAAAGAAAGACTTGAGGCCATCACGGTGCAGATGGGGGTCTCGCTGGTGCTGCAGTGCCGCCCCCCGGCAGGGCTGCCCCCTCCCGTCATATTTTGGATGGATAACA TCTTCCAGAGGTTGCCGCTGGACAATCGAGTGTCCCAAGCCCTGAACGGAGACTTGTACTTCTCCAATGTCCTCCCGGAGGACAACAGGAATGACTACATCTGCTATGCCCGCTTTCCATATACGCAAACCATCCAGCAGAAGCAGCCCATCTCCGTCACAGTGCTGGAGA TGGATACAATGAATGAGACCTCTTTATACAATATCACTAACTTTAGTG CCAACCCAACAGGGGAGCGCCGCCCCGGGTTCATGACGCCTTTGGGTGCTACCAGCACCAAGATGGTCCTGCGAGGGGAGACCCTGGAGCTGGAATGCATCGCCGAAGGCTT GCCCACCCCGGAGATGTCTtggcagaaagatggcggcgagcTGCCGACCAGCAGGGTTTCCTTCCTCAACTACAAGAAAACACTTAAGGTTTTGGACGTGAGCGAAGCGGATGCTGGCGACTACGCCTGCACGGCGACCAATCGCCTGGGAACCGCACATCACGCCATCAAAGTCACCGTTAAAG CTGCTCCATTCTGGATCAGCGCTCCCAGGAACCTGATCCTCGCCCCAAATGAGACCGGCATCCTGAATTGCAGAGTCAGCGGAGACCCGAAGCCGGATATTAGTTGGTTTGTCAATGGAGTCTCAATAGAAA ACGCTCCCGAGGACCCCACGCGCAAGGTGGATGCCGATACGGTAATTCTTACCCGTGTCCAGTCCGGGTCCAGTGCGGTTTACCAGTGCAACGCGTCCAATGAATTTGGCTACCTGATCGCCAACGCCTTCGTCAGTGTGCTCG CCGAGCCCCCGAGGGTGCTTACTCCTCCCAACCAAGTGTACCAGGTCATCACCAATAGCCCGGCTTTACTACATTGTGCCACTTTCGGCTCACCGATCCCGACCATCACGTG GTACAAGGATGGTCAGATCAGCATCAAGAGCGAAGACCCCTACGTGATCCACGAGAACGGCACCCTGGAGATCAACGTGGCCCAGTCGCAAAACAGCGGCAAGTACACGTGCATCGCCAGCAACAGCCTGGGCATCAAAGAGAACCACgttttcctccaagtcaaagaGCCCACGCGCATCCTCAAGCAGCCGGAGTACAAAGTGGTGCAACGGGGCATGAGCGCCGTCTTCGAGTGCAAAGTCAAACACGACCCGTCTCTCGTCCCCACCATGACCTGGCTCAAAAACAACGGCGAGCTGCCCGACGACGAGAG GTTCGAGGTGGATACCGACAGTTTGGTCATCAAAGACGTGACGGATGAAGACGAGGGCACTTACACGTGCATCATGAACACAACCCTGGACCGGGATTTCGCCAGCGCCACGCTTACCGTCGTCG AGAAACCGGACCCGCCCGCTGATCTGGAACTCACTGACCAAACTGAACGGAGCGTTCAGCTCACCTGGATCCCTGGAGATGAACACAACAGTCCCACACAAA AGTTTTTGATCCAGTATGAGGATTTGCTGCACCAGCCCGGCATGTGGGTCAACATGACAGAAGTGGCTGGTACGAGCACCACGGCGCAACTGGAGCTCTCGCCGTACGTCTACTACTCCTTCCGGGTTCTGGCCAAGAATCAGGTGGGCTACAGCCAACCCAGCCTGCCGTCGCGCCAGTACAGAACCAACCCGTCAG CCCCTGATGAGAATCCGTCAGATGTCCGGGGAGAAGGAAAAGAACCTGGCAACCTGGTCATCTCCTGGACT TCGCTAACAGGATTCCAGTCAAATGGGCCCGGGCTGGAGTACAAGGTGCTGTGGAGACAAAAGGACGTGGATCAAGATTGGTCCTCCAAGACGGTGGCCAACGCGTCCCATTTTGTCGTGTCCGGGGTTCCCGTCTACGTTCCCTACGAGATCAAAGTTCAAGCGCTGAACGATTACGGCAACGGGCCGGAGGCCGCCGTCGTCGTCGGATACTCCGGGGAAGACG TGCCTTTGTCCGCCCCCGATGGCGTGATGGTGACGGTTCACAACAGCACGATGGCACAAGTGCACTGGGAGCCGGTGTCCTCCAACTCGGTCCGTGGGAAACTAAAGGGCTACAAG GTGTACTACCGTCGCGAGCGAGGCTTGCATGCGACCGAGGAGGAAGTGGCTCAAGAGTCGCAAGATCAGATTCTGACCTTCAGCGGGAACCGGACCGAGGGACACCTGCTGGGCCTGCAACCCTACAGCCTGTACAACATCTTCATCAGGGTTCTGAATAGCAAAGGAGAAGGTCCTCAGAGTCAGGATAAGCAATTTGAGACACCTGAGGGAG TTCCAGGACCGCCTTCTTTTCTAAACGCCCTGAATCCCAATTTGGACTCGCTCACTCTGGAATGGGGCCCACCACTGAACAAAAATGGACGTCTCATTGGATACACGCTTAAATACCAGCCAG TCGTGAATAGCACCGAAGTGGGGCCCGTCACCGTCCTGGATTTTCTGGTCAACGAGACCACCGTGACGCTGGACAACCTGAATTCCAGCGTCCTCTACAAGTTCTACCTGAGTGCAAAGACCATCAAAGGCGCCGGCGCCAATTTCACCAAAGAGGCCTCCACCGTCATGGAAACGA CCGTGCCCAGTCGACATGTGGACATCGCCACGCAAGGCTGGTTCATCGGGCTCATGTGCGCAATCGCTCTGCTCATCCTGGTGCTCCTCATCGTCTGCTTCATCAAGAGGAACAAGGGCGGCAAATATCCAG TGAAAGAGAAAGAAGAAGCCCACCAAGACCCAGAAATCCAGCCCATGAAGGAGGACGATGGCACATTTGGAGAATACAG tGACACAGAAGACCACAAGCCGCTGAAGGGCAGCCGGACGCCGTCCAACGGCACGGTGCGGCGCGACGAGAGCGACGACAGCCTGGTGGACTACGGCGAGGGCGGGGACGGCCAGTTCAACGAGGACGGCTCCTTCATCGGCCAGTACAGCGGCAAGAAGGAGAAGGACACGCACGAGGGCAACGAGAGCTCCGAGGCCCCGTCGCCCGTCAACGCCATGAACTCTTTTGTCTAA